TTGCAAGCTTGTTGTGTTAAATAGTAATTGGTGTTTTTGTTGGTTTTCTTATCCTATGTATGTAGCAACTGACTGGCCTTGAAAATCACTTGATAGGAGAACATGGCTTCATCAGATGTGTGTCCAACTGAGGATGCAGTTAAGTTATTCCTTGATTATTTGGTTGATCCTTTGCTGCCAGCAAAATCATCTGTTCGAGATAATCCAACACTCTCTCAACAGGATTCAGTTGTCAAGCAGGTTAGGAtctttccccccccccccttcctTTTCACAGTCAAGGATTAACCTATGTGATTTACTTGGATACTGGTTTGAGCTactctgtttttctttttttgggtaGTTTTATTCATTGTTTGGAGGATGATTGTATGATTTTAGGGATTTTCTTCTCACTTTTATGATTTCCTCATAGCCCAGATTCTAGTTACAGTATGTGTTTTCCCTGCAAGGAGCACAGAAAGCATAGTATAATAGTTTCTCCAAGTGAAATGAAACCAATTAGTTATACTGTGCACAATGTTTTGAACTCTTCAAACAGCTTGCAATCCGCTGCTTATGATATTTGATCTGCTTACCTCAAGCGAGTTTCTGTTTAGACTTTAGACAGTATTTTATCCTGCCATTAACCATCCATCACCCTTTTAATTTAACCATGGTACTCTAACTAATAAATATTAGTTTGATATTCTTTCCGAATACTCATAATATATAGCAATGTTCAAATGACATTTTGAAATGCTATGATGATTACATACATCATATCCCTATCCAAGACTCCACATCGCAACTTTAAATGATAAgatattttacatttttaaatGCTTTTCAGATCATTCAGTAACCCTCATGATTCAATTCCTTTGTCAGGGTTGTCcagaataaataaaacaaataagcTGAATTGCTTTATTAGTTTATATTATAAACTTTATTAATATGAAATGCATCTCCCACTTCCACTTCTTAATATGAAATGTACCTTGGGGAGCACCTCTATGCAGCTTTCTGGTACCTTTATGTTTGTTTCCATGCaactcaacaaaataaaatggaaagaaaaaaaaacctggTTCCTATTTCATTATGATTTACAAATTAGCAGTCACATGAATATATATGCTTATAGATTTTATATGAATACCTCTGGCCAACTGCTCGATTTACTGATTTGTCTGTGGTTGTGGCCTTAGGTGCATTCTGTTGTCTTACTGTACAACTACTACCACAGGAAGCTGCACCCAGAGCTAGCATATCTTCCATTTGATGAATTTTGCAAGTTGACTGTGGTTCTGAAGCCACCTTTACTAGCGTATATGAAATTTATGCTAGGGTCAAATGAAGATGATCTCACTAATGTGGAGAAGCAGCTATCATTGACAGAAAAAACGATTATGGGTGCATGTAATGTATGTAAGTATTTAGATGCATCAAAGAATGCTCCCAATATAGAGGGATGGCCCATTTCGAAAGTTGCTATCCTTCTAATTGACAGCAAGAAGGAGTACTGCTTTTTGCCGTTTGGTTCTATTACTATGGGGGTATGGTCTGTGGTTGAAAAAAGTCTAGACACCTCTAGCCAAGTTTCTGAAGTTGCATCAGGAACAAAATTGACGTACAGAATGAAAAGAGCCAGTAGAAATACTACAAAAGATGAATTAAAAGTCAATGAAGATGTACTTCTGCAAGTTGGGTATTCCGCTGTAAGAGAAGCCACAGGTAGTTATCCTTATTataggaaaatattttcatggcATTCGTTGCAacttttgtaattttgttttgTGTTTCAGTCATTATGCATGAATTCGCATCATGGATTCTTAGAATTTTGACTAGACTTGAGTCAACTCTTAAAGCTAGGTTGTAGGGAGAGCATTGTCCATCCTTTATAAAGACTACTTTGGCTATATCTCTAGTTGTTGTGGCTTGTTCTAAATCTCCAGTTTGGACTTGATCTTTTAGTTTGAACCTTAGGCCACAAGTCAATCTTAATTTTTACTGCCGGATTTTGTGCTGCTTGAGTCTTGGAGGCCTCAAAAATCAGCAAACTGATTCTAGATCTTGGGATAGGCTCGGATACCGTATTAGGATTTCGGTTTGGATCTAGTGCTACCCCCAAATCTAGCTCCTGTAATGAGGATTACCTACCACATCCTTTATAAGAAGTACTTTGGCCATATTTCAACTTAATGTGGGATTTCTTTGTTCTACTTCTCCCAGAACAGATCAAGAGACATTCTTATTTATAGGATTTTCCGCTTTCCAATTTATTTTACCAAGTGATGATGACAATATGGCATGGGGAAAATAAGACCTGAATCATGTTGTATTTATACCTAAGGTTGCTCTTCATGTCAATTTGAGATTATTATTGTGTCATCACTTTGTTCTGTCCTTCTCTCTCtaaaaaattttattttgtataCTAGAAATACCTTTGCCTCATATTTTAATTCCTCTTAGTTAATGTATCATTATCTCTTAATTTGAGTTATTACAGCTGCTTTCGGATACATGAATAGTTGAATATGATTCTTTAACTGTGGTACAGGTATTGATTCTACTGATGTTAAGCTTTTGGATAGCTACACTGTCTATTCTCAAAGCAAAGAGAAGGCAGCTTCTCGCTTTTATATAATGCAGTGCTCCCAGTCCCAGTCTGTCGGTCAGGAGGTTAATCCATTTCCTCTCAAAGATGTAATTGAAAGGTTCGCTTAAATTTCTATTGTTTTTCTATTGGATGGTAGCTCAGGTCTCAACGGTGATTGGCCTTGCTGTCACCATTTTTTTCCTTTGGTGCCCATTTCTGTCTGTCATTCAGATGGGTTCATCTACTATTTTGCTGCAAAATCAAATATTACTCATGTTCACACTACACATTAAAATCATTACTGAATCAAATTTAACTAGTTTGTAAATCTTTGAGAACTAACTGGTATATTAACCTTTCATtttgatattaaaaaataaaaaatctgaaCACAGGATAtcacttgctagtgaaaatgtTGCAATATTATCGTAAGGGGTGTAATAGAGCATCATAGAATGACTTTCACACTAAGTAGAGCTGCCAATTCCATTTTCCCTGAAATAATGGTTGTTCTGGTTTTAATCTTTGATATTTGTCTCTAGACTTTTAAATGATCATCACAAAGAGAAGTAAAACTGATTGTTAATAAAAACTGCATATGCTTCTCAATAAAATTTGTCTTTTTCTTGCATAGCTTGCAGGGTCCTTTGGTCAAGAAGAGTTCTGGCAGTTGGACGATCACTCCTGTTGTGGATTACTTACATGTGCTCCCTTATTCTGAAATAATCTCAAAGTGGATTTCTAGGTTGGTGGGGTTCTCCTTGCTAAAATACTTTAGATTAATTTAGCAGTATGTTGCATCCCAAATTCCATAAGTGATGCTGTTTCAGTTTATGCTTCGTGGCTTCATCAAGTATACTTCTTGTCTTGAGCTCATATGTTTGGCATCCTTTGAGAATATAAAAAAGCGCAACTAATATCTGCTATTTAAAACCAATTTTATTTTGTGCCTAAATCATAGACACATCTAAAAGTACTAATTTCAGTGGCTACTTGGTGCTTTTACAATCTTAAATACATATTGCTGCGGTATTATAATCTAGGCCTAACTCAATCTCAAAAGTGAGCTCAAGGGGCGAGGATGTCCAAGTCTTCGTACAAAGCACTTTGGCCATAATATACCCATTTTGATGTGGGATCCTTACAGTAGGATTTGCTAAGGACCTGAAATTTTCGAAAAGTTTTTTGGTTCTTGCATTCTTAAGCCTTGATCCCGACAGAATCTGAAGAGGTTATTAATTGTTCAAATTCAATTTTACTTAGAATTACCATGTGCGGATGTGCCGCAAGCAACAAAGTGAGGTTAGAGGTTAATGTATGAGAGTTCCAAATAATGATGAACACTGTTGCTCAGAGTAATATGTATGTTTGGATGGTTTGCAGAAATAGATTCCAAGTTCACCTTCTTATTGGAAGTCTCATTGACATAACATAATGATCCTCTAGTTATCATTTGTTTCCATTTTATACTTTCTTTGGCTACTATTTGTTTTACATATCGAGGCTGATATCTGTGTAATATCTTCTACCATGGCAGAGAAGCATTCTCAAATAGTCTGCAAATTTCAAGGGTAACACAGACAAATATCATGTTGGACATCCCTGAAGTGAATGAATCCCTTGGAAATAAGGTCTCCTTCACTGATTTTGATAGTCAGCCAAGCATTGAGATGCTGAAGCAGAAAGAGAACAATAGAAGCTGTACACTTCGACTATCGGATTCTATCAAGGAGCCGCATGAATTGGATGCCAACAAACCATCTGTGCAGTATAACTCAAATTGCTCCGCAAGTGCTGTTAAGGTTGGAAATAAGGTCTCCTTCACTGATTTTGATAGTCAGCCAAGCATTGAGATGCTAAAGCAGAACGAGAACAATAAAAGCTGTACACTTCGACTATCGGATTCTACCAAGGAGCCGCATGAATTGGATGCCAGCAAACCATCTGTGCAGTATAACTCAAATTGCTCCGCAAGTGCTGTTAAGGTTGGAAATAAGTTCTCCTTCACTGATTTTGATAGTCAGCCAATCATTGAGATGCTAAAGCAGAACGAGAACAATAAAATCTGTACACTTAGACTATCGGATTCTATCAAGGAGCCGCATGAATTGGATGCCAACAAGCCATCTGTGCAGTATAACTCAAATTGCTCTGCAATTACTGTTaaggtttgaactttgaacttatGCTGATTATTCtactaactaactaaccaaGGAAGGGATTTACCTATAAGAATAATGAAACTATATTGATCTTATGTCAATGAGATGTTGCATGTTATTATAAATGATAAAACGCTAACCTCATTTAAATACTAGAAGCAAATCATGATAAATAAGGAAATATGGACAATAATACTTTGAGATAATATAAGTTACTCTTAAAATACAATCAAGTATAATATATTCTAATACTCCTCCTCAGGCTAAAGCTTACTAAGCTTTAATCTTGTTGCACAGTAACCCTTTTAGACGAAAAATGTATATGGACTCCACAAAACATGAGTGGAAAGTCAACTAGGACGAAAAGCTTGGGGACAAATGTTATCTGATTCTGAGACAATAGCTAGGGCCAGACTGCATTTGAGACAAGAGATGGTGCCAAACTGTATATGGGACAACAGCTGTGACTAGACCACATTTTAGGACAGCCTGGGACCAAACTTCATTGGGATAGCTAGGGCTACCAGACTGCATCTAGTCTAGGATTAGGACAAAAGAGGATATAAGCTATAAAGGCTACAGAGGTTGCAGTAGAAAAATATGATAATGAGATGAACTGATCCAAGGCTTTTAAGACAGATTGTCTGAGTAACAAACAGAAAACCCATAGGCAAAAAGagaacagaagagagaaagggtGGCTAGAATTTGTGCACGGGCAATGATAAGAAAGGAGTCATGGATATAATGACATCATTGCGGTAGAGTTTCATTTTCTGGAAACTTGGCAGCATAATTATAATGGGA
This portion of the Lotus japonicus ecotype B-129 chromosome 3, LjGifu_v1.2 genome encodes:
- the LOC130747365 gene encoding uncharacterized protein LOC130747365 isoform X1: MASSDVCPTEDAVKLFLDYLVDPLLPAKSSVRDNPTLSQQDSVVKQVHSVVLLYNYYHRKLHPELAYLPFDEFCKLTVVLKPPLLAYMKFMLGSNEDDLTNVEKQLSLTEKTIMGACNVCKYLDASKNAPNIEGWPISKVAILLIDSKKEYCFLPFGSITMGVWSVVEKSLDTSSQVSEVASGTKLTYRMKRASRNTTKDELKVNEDVLLQVGYSAVREATGIDSTDVKLLDSYTVYSQSKEKAASRFYIMQCSQSQSVGQEVNPFPLKDVIESLQGPLVKKSSGSWTITPVVDYLHVLPYSEIISKWISREAFSNSLQISRVTQTNIMLDIPEVNESLGNKVSFTDFDSQPSIEMLKQKENNRSCTLRLSDSIKEPHELDANKPSVQYNSNCSASAVKVGNKVSFTDFDSQPSIEMLKQNENNKSCTLRLSDSTKEPHELDASKPSVQYNSNCSASAVKVGNKFSFTDFDSQPIIEMLKQNENNKICTLRLSDSIKEPHELDANKPSVQYNSNCSAITVKQAMQADSTSMDITESEINNLASCHKICANGPNTSSEKDTIDGCKLIANHCNSDVEKLHILVDSKEILSQTALTALIRKRNELALQQRKIEDDIANCEKKIQRVLTVDGEDEFELKIESIIEGCNDVWVRNQERTCGQQSFPLKRKRLSEAVFIALSPCQELDGVCRENNWLLPTYHLFQSVGGFQANVTVKGVEFQCSYAGDLCSDSQEARESAAAKMLTNLRSMAKSAK
- the LOC130747365 gene encoding uncharacterized protein LOC130747365 isoform X2; its protein translation is MASSDVCPTEDAVKLFLDYLVDPLLPAKSSVRDNPTLSQQDSVVKQVHSVVLLYNYYHRKLHPELAYLPFDEFCKLTVVLKPPLLAYMKFMLGSNEDDLTNVEKQLSLTEKTIMGACNVCKYLDASKNAPNIEGWPISKVAILLIDSKKEYCFLPFGSITMGVWSVVEKSLDTSSQVSEVASGTKLTYRMKRASRNTTKDELKVNEDVLLQVGYSAVREATGIDSTDVKLLDSYTVYSQSKEKAASRFYIMQCSQSQSVGQEVNPFPLKDVIESLQGPLVKKSSGSWTITPVVDYLHVLPYSEIISKWISREAFSNSLQISRVTQTNIMLDIPEVNESLGNKVSFTDFDSQPSIEMLKQKENNRSCTLRLSDSIKEPHELDANKPSVQYNSNCSASAVKVGNKVSFTDFDSQPSIEMLKQNENNKSCTLRLSDSTKEPHELDASKPSVQYNSNCSASAVKVGNKFSFTDFDSQPIIEMLKQNENNKICTLRLSDSIKEPHELDANKPSVQYNSNCSAITVKQAMQADSTSMDITESEINNLASCHKICANGPNTSSEKDTIDGCKLIANHCNSDVEKLHILVDSKEILSQTALTALIRKRNELALQQRKIEDDIANCEKKIQRVLTDGEDEFELKIESIIEGCNDVWVRNQERTCGQQSFPLKRKRLSEAVFIALSPCQELDGVCRENNWLLPTYHLFQSVGGFQANVTVKGVEFQCSYAGDLCSDSQEARESAAAKMLTNLRSMAKSAK
- the LOC130747365 gene encoding uncharacterized protein LOC130747365 isoform X3; amino-acid sequence: MASSDVCPTEDAVKLFLDYLVDPLLPAKSSVRDNPTLSQQDSVVKQVHSVVLLYNYYHRKLHPELAYLPFDEFCKLTVVLKPPLLAYMKFMLGSNEDDLTNVEKQLSLTEKTIMGACNVCKYLDASKNAPNIEGWPISKVAILLIDSKKEYCFLPFGSITMGVWSVVEKSLDTSSQVSEVASGTKLTYRMKRASRNTTKDELKVNEDVLLQVGYSAVREATGIDSTDVKLLDSYTVYSQSKEKAASRFYIMQCSQSQSVGQEVNPFPLKDVIESLQGPLVKKSSGSWTITPVVDYLHVLPYSEIISKWISREAFSNSLQISRVTQTNIMLDIPEVNESLGNKVSFTDFDSQPSIEMLKQKENNRSCTLRLSDSIKEPHELDANKPSVQYNSNCSASAVKVGNKVSFTDFDSQPSIEMLKQNENNKSCTLRLSDSTKEPHELDASKPSVQYNSNCSASAVKVGNKFSFTDFDSQPIIEMLKQNENNKICTLRLSDSIKEPHELDANKPSVQYNSNCSAITVKAMQADSTSMDITESEINNLASCHKICANGPNTSSEKDTIDGCKLIANHCNSDVEKLHILVDSKEILSQTALTALIRKRNELALQQRKIEDDIANCEKKIQRVLTVDGEDEFELKIESIIEGCNDVWVRNQERTCGQQSFPLKRKRLSEAVFIALSPCQELDGVCRENNWLLPTYHLFQSVGGFQANVTVKGVEFQCSYAGDLCSDSQEARESAAAKMLTNLRSMAKSAK